From a single Candidatus Bathyarchaeota archaeon genomic region:
- a CDS encoding lipoate--protein ligase family protein: MEAWRFLDLEEADGYWNMAVDEAIAKARGEGVVPNTLRFYMWRPSAVIIGFFQSVDEEVDQEECRRQGIDIVRRISGGGAVLNSSGGVFTYTIAIGGDDPRMAGDIVDSYRVLCGGLIEGLSILGLKGEFKPINDIVVRGRKISGNAQVRKYGVVLHHGTLLIDFDPHLMARVLRISEEKLRDKMLKEAEERVTTIRREIGRDVSLWEVRDAMLEGFRRALNVELVPGRLSRYEEELARELRKKYSSPEWIYRR, translated from the coding sequence ATGGAGGCTTGGAGGTTCCTGGATCTGGAGGAGGCGGACGGTTACTGGAACATGGCTGTAGACGAGGCCATAGCAAAGGCTAGGGGTGAGGGGGTGGTTCCCAACACCCTAAGGTTCTATATGTGGAGGCCATCAGCCGTCATCATAGGCTTCTTCCAGAGTGTTGATGAGGAGGTGGACCAGGAGGAGTGCAGGAGGCAGGGGATCGATATAGTGAGGAGGATAAGCGGTGGAGGGGCTGTGCTGAACAGTAGTGGAGGGGTCTTCACCTACACCATAGCCATAGGAGGCGATGACCCGAGGATGGCGGGCGACATCGTGGACTCCTATAGGGTTCTGTGCGGAGGGCTCATCGAGGGCCTATCCATCCTCGGCCTGAAGGGGGAGTTCAAGCCAATAAACGACATAGTCGTGAGGGGTAGAAAGATATCTGGGAACGCACAGGTCAGGAAGTACGGGGTTGTTCTCCATCATGGGACCCTGCTCATAGACTTCGACCCCCACCTCATGGCGAGGGTTCTAAGAATATCTGAGGAGAAGCTCAGAGATAAGATGTTGAAGGAGGCTGAGGAGAGGGTCACAACCATACGCAGGGAGATTGGGAGGGATGTCTCATTATGGGAGGTAAGAGACGCCATGTTGGAGGGTTTCAGGAGAGCCCTTAACGTTGAGCTGGTTCCAGGGAGACTTTCCAGATATGAGGAGGAGCTGGCTAGGGAGTTGAGGAAGAAGTACTCCTCCCCTGAATGGATCTATAGGAGGTGA
- the thyX gene encoding FAD-dependent thymidylate synthase: protein MRVELLSYLSTERLLEALKGLGLAYPTPERLLPHVSFTFSVEGISRACSHQLIRHRTASFTQQSQRFVKVKRLREHVVIPESVRERALQPYLEFIDKTGELYVKLLELGVPGEDARFVLPNATTTNLLVTMNGLALRHFFGLRCCLRAQWEIRNLADIMLLKVRSADPMLPTLGPYCHQLGYCPEGRFSCGRMTEVRKRYGELAANF, encoded by the coding sequence TTGAGGGTGGAGCTACTGAGCTACCTTTCCACGGAGCGGCTTCTCGAAGCCCTTAAGGGACTGGGCTTGGCATATCCAACTCCCGAGCGTCTCCTACCCCACGTCTCCTTTACCTTCTCAGTTGAGGGGATCAGCCGTGCCTGTTCTCATCAGCTCATCAGACATAGGACGGCCTCCTTCACCCAGCAGAGTCAGCGATTTGTTAAGGTTAAGAGGCTCAGGGAGCATGTGGTAATACCAGAGAGCGTTAGGGAGAGGGCTCTCCAGCCCTATTTGGAGTTCATCGATAAGACTGGGGAGTTGTATGTTAAACTGTTGGAGCTTGGGGTTCCAGGCGAGGATGCCAGGTTTGTGCTTCCAAACGCCACAACCACGAACCTGCTGGTTACGATGAACGGCTTAGCCCTCAGGCATTTCTTCGGCCTAAGATGCTGTTTAAGGGCCCAATGGGAGATAAGAAACCTAGCAGATATTATGCTACTGAAGGTCAGGTCAGCTGATCCCATGCTGCCAACCCTGGGGCCATATTGCCACCAGCTTGGATACTGCCCGGAGGGAAGGTTCTCCTGCGGGAGAATGACGGAGGTCAGGAAGAGATACGGCGAGCTCGCCGCTAATTTTTAA
- a CDS encoding biotin--protein ligase, with translation MGKAEFKVPGGKLIRARVEVMNGKVRFVRFTGDFFMTPEEDLEELENRLIGIEADPDVAREAVISYFRAKGTSIVGGKAEDFAHVLAMALRSA, from the coding sequence TTGGGTAAAGCGGAGTTCAAGGTCCCTGGAGGCAAGCTCATAAGGGCGAGGGTTGAGGTTATGAATGGAAAGGTCAGATTCGTGAGGTTCACCGGGGACTTCTTCATGACGCCGGAGGAGGACCTTGAAGAGCTTGAGAACAGGCTTATTGGCATAGAGGCTGACCCCGATGTAGCTAGGGAAGCTGTGATCTCATACTTCAGGGCGAAGGGGACTTCGATTGTGGGCGGAAAGGCTGAGGACTTCGCTCATGTTCTAGCCATGGCTCTTAGGTCGGCTTAG
- a CDS encoding DUF763 domain-containing protein: protein MGRSFAVLPLHYGKAPRWLFSRMVKLACCIVEIIIHEYGVQGLLERLSDPWFFQSLSCVLGYDWHSSGTTTVTCGALKEALKLGDNGVALAGGKGRASTRAPSEIEELGLRMGLSTGKIDELKYASRIAAKVDNALIQDGYTLYHHSFIFDERGNWIVIQQGMNEEEGNARRYHWPLEHTNLVEEPHNAILCDKRLPMVLDMTSSKSRGNRETSLDIARDGPKHLKGLLRVEAPPGQGTLDDWSGGRRALVMPSTINWEALKEAYEFQPESYEELISIRGLGPSTVRELALIAELIYGERPSWSDPVRFSFAFGGKDGVPFPVDRRAMDEAIDVLKTGILSSCLKREEKLRALERLRRCVPPVRS from the coding sequence TTGGGTAGATCTTTCGCCGTCCTTCCTCTTCACTATGGCAAGGCGCCTAGATGGCTCTTCAGCAGGATGGTTAAGCTAGCGTGTTGCATCGTCGAGATAATCATCCATGAATACGGCGTCCAAGGCCTCTTGGAACGCCTTTCGGACCCGTGGTTCTTCCAGTCACTGAGCTGCGTCCTCGGGTACGACTGGCATTCCAGCGGGACTACAACGGTTACCTGCGGAGCCCTGAAGGAGGCCCTGAAGCTTGGGGATAATGGGGTGGCGTTGGCCGGTGGGAAGGGGAGGGCCTCTACGAGGGCTCCCTCAGAGATCGAAGAACTGGGTTTGAGGATGGGGTTGAGCACAGGGAAGATTGATGAGTTGAAGTATGCCAGCCGAATTGCAGCCAAGGTGGACAACGCCCTAATCCAAGATGGCTATACCCTCTATCACCACTCCTTTATATTCGATGAGAGGGGGAACTGGATTGTTATCCAGCAGGGTATGAATGAGGAGGAGGGGAACGCCCGGAGATATCACTGGCCTTTGGAGCACACCAACCTGGTGGAGGAGCCTCACAACGCCATCCTCTGCGATAAGAGGCTTCCAATGGTTCTGGACATGACCTCCTCCAAGAGTAGGGGGAACAGGGAGACATCCCTAGACATAGCAAGGGATGGGCCTAAACACCTCAAAGGCCTCCTCAGGGTTGAGGCCCCTCCTGGCCAGGGAACCCTGGACGACTGGTCTGGGGGTCGAAGGGCCCTGGTGATGCCCTCAACCATCAACTGGGAGGCCTTGAAGGAAGCCTACGAGTTCCAGCCTGAGAGCTATGAGGAGTTAATCTCGATAAGGGGTTTAGGCCCCTCGACGGTGAGGGAGCTCGCGCTCATAGCTGAGCTGATATATGGTGAGAGGCCGAGCTGGAGTGACCCTGTCCGGTTCAGCTTCGCCTTTGGGGGCAAGGACGGTGTCCCCTTCCCTGTGGATAGGCGGGCTATGGATGAAGCGATAGATGTGCTGAAGACGGGGATTCTGAGTTCATGCCTGAAGAGGGAGGAGAAGCTGAGGGCTCTGGAGAGGCTCAGGAGGTGCGTTCCTCCTGTGAGAAGCTAA